DNA from Rhodothermia bacterium:
ACACCCGCCGGCATTACGGGGCTTTCTGCCTACAGCACCATTTTTGCCGATGCTGTAACGTGGATGGAATTGAAGTGGATAGACTACTTGTCTCCACAGTTGTATTGGGCATTTGGCGGCGGGCAGGATTATGCAAAATTAGCCCCTTGGTGGAAAAGTGTGATGAATGGAACCCATCTGTATCCGGGACTTGCGGCATATCGTGCCGATTCTGGAACGGCCGGCTCTGGAACGGTGTTTAATGCCAATGAAGTTCCCAAACAGTTGCGCTTTAACCGCACCAATAGCATTCCGGGTAGCCTGCTATTCCGTGCTAACAACATAGATGGTACACGTACAACGCAAGGCTTGGCGGATTCGCTCCGGCTAAAAATCAACAAGGCTCCGGCGCTAACGCCCGTGATGGACTTTAAGCCGAAAGTTGCGCCACCTGCTCCGGGAAATCTGACGTATTTCTGGGACAGCGAGACCATCCAACTTTTCTGGGCGAAACCGGCCTCGGTAGCCGGACAACAAGACGTGTTCCGATATGCCGTCTATCGGGTGCAATCAGCCGGAGAACCAGACCTGCAAACCGTTCTTGCAGACCCCAGAAACCTACTCGCCGTTACCCCTTCGCTCACCTTCCGCGACAAGCCCACCAAATCTGCTACACCATATTGGTACTTTGTAACATCCGTTGGGGCAAACTCGGTGGAGAGTACGCAGAAAGCCATGATTGCTGCAATTGAGGGGAAAGCCCTTGCCAATGAAAATGAAGTGCCTAAAGTGTTCCGCATAGAAAGTGTTTATCCAAATCCATTCCAAAATGATGTTAACGTTTCTCTGACCTTAGACCGTCCAAGCCGTGTAAAAATTACCTTGATGAATACCTTAGGCCAGCAAATAGCGGTGATTGAGAACGGCGTATTGGATGCCGGAACCCAAGAACTACACTGGGATGCCCAAAAATTGGCCAATGGGGTTTATTTGTTGGTGGTAGAAACCGAAACCCACAGAGAAACCCGCAAGTTGATCCGAAACCGATGACATGCTAAATGGGGTAACGTGAATTTCGGGTCTTAAGACATCACCCCGATGGGACTAAAGCCTGATTAGTCAGGACTAAATCCGAAAGTACTTGCCGTCGCAGAAAACCCTAGGCTAAAGCATGGGGTTAAATTTAGAACGGAAAGCATGTAGCAACACCACTCGTCTGATTAGAGACGTAAAGCAGGAAAAATCA
Protein-coding regions in this window:
- a CDS encoding family 10 glycosylhydrolase; translated protein: MKKCSLLLLFLPILAFAQTSPKYEMRGAWVATVLGLDWPTAGASPANQQAALRTMFDNLKAAGINAVIFQVRSESDAMYKSELEPWSIYLTNQQGKAPSPEWDPLEFAIVEAHKRGMELHAWINPYRVIRDNAGTYPKAANHISVKKPEWMLKVGNVTIIDPGIPDARNYIIQVAMDIVNRYDVDGLHYDDYFYPYGGMSNEDLNTFTTYGAGFRSIDEWRRYNINEFVKKLGEQIRLAKPWVKHGVSPFGIWKSGTPAGITGLSAYSTIFADAVTWMELKWIDYLSPQLYWAFGGGQDYAKLAPWWKSVMNGTHLYPGLAAYRADSGTAGSGTVFNANEVPKQLRFNRTNSIPGSLLFRANNIDGTRTTQGLADSLRLKINKAPALTPVMDFKPKVAPPAPGNLTYFWDSETIQLFWAKPASVAGQQDVFRYAVYRVQSAGEPDLQTVLADPRNLLAVTPSLTFRDKPTKSATPYWYFVTSVGANSVESTQKAMIAAIEGKALANENEVPKVFRIESVYPNPFQNDVNVSLTLDRPSRVKITLMNTLGQQIAVIENGVLDAGTQELHWDAQKLANGVYLLVVETETHRETRKLIRNR